A window of Fundidesulfovibrio putealis DSM 16056 genomic DNA:
GAGCTTGTGCCCGGCGACCAGAACACGGGGTAAGGCAGGCGCCAGGGCTGGCCCACGTCGTACAGCAGGGCGTACACGACGAAGGCGTAGCCGAGAAACGCGGTCAGGATCGCAGGCTTGATGGCCGTGCGGAATCCCTTGATGTTGAAGATCAGGCCAGCTGCCGTGGTGGTGTAGCCACCGGCGGCCAGGGCGACGCCGCAGAGCAGGTCGAAGCTGATCCAGATGCCCCAGGGGTTGTTGTCGTCCAGGTTGGTGGTAGCCGCCAGTCCGCCCACCAGGAAGCGGTTGATGGTGACGACCACGCCCACCACGAAGATGAGCGACAGGATCGGGTGTTCCTTGGCGAACTGCAGATAGGTCTTGGGGCTCATAAGGCTTTTGATTACGCCCCAGGCCTCCGTAGGAGGCAGAATGACCGGCTGAGCGCCGTGATCGTGATTGCTCATGGTCGGCCTCCTTATTTCCCGGCCTTGGCGCGCTCATGAGCGATCGCCTCGGCAACGGCTTTTTGTTTCTCGTCCTCGGCCCTCTTGTCCTTCCACTTGGTGATCTGCCAGATGCCGCCCAGGAGAACGGGCCAGAGGCACGCGACCAGGGGGACCAGTCCCAGCGCGGAGCTGGTCAGCTGGGGAGCAGGGGTGGTTCCCAGATCCTCGCGCAGGCCGATCTGGGCGAAGGGCACGTTGGAGATGTACATCCAGTTGGTGCCGCCCATCTCGCGCTCGCCGTACACGTGGGGCAGGTACTTGCCCGGCACGTTGCCGATGCGCTTCCAGGCTTCCTTCAGGAGGTCGGTGCGCTTGCCCCAGGTCAGGGCCTCCATGGGGCAGGCCGACACGCAGGCGGGCAGCTTGGCGACGCCGGACTTAATGTGCGGGTGGCACATGTGGCACTTCTGCACGTAGGGGACGAGCTTCTTGTATTCGTAGGTGGGAACGTCCCAGGGACAGGCGACCATGCAGTAGCGGCAGCCGACGCACACGCTGCCGTTGTAGGTGACGCCGCCCTCGGGCTGCTTGGTGAAGGCCTTGACGAAGCAGGCCGACGCGCAGGCGGGCTCCTTGCAGTGCATGCACTGCATCTTCTTGAAGACCGGCTCCTTGCCGCCCAGAGCCTGGGGCTCGTACTTGTTCACCAGGGTGTACATGGTGGCGTCGGTACGATTGGTGGCGTTCATGCCTTTGAGGTCCTCGAACACCTTGGCGTCCTTCTGGGGAAGGGTGGTCCAGGGTTCGGTGACGTTCTTGGAGTTGATCGTGTTGCATCCCATTTCGCACTGGCGGCAGCCGATGCAACGGCTGGCGTCAAAAAGGACGCCGTAGGAGTTGGGGTATCCCTCGAAGGAGTGCCCGGCAGCGGCGTTGGCCGTGCCAGCCACGGCCGTGGCGGTCGCCGCGCCTGCAAGCCCCAGGAAGTGTCTGCGGTTCATAGCTACCTCTTATTTCTTGGGCGCGTGGCAGCCCTTGCAGTCCGTGGCCGGGACCGGCTCGACGCCCATGGCCTTGTGACACTGAATGCACTGAATGTGATAAGCGGCCATCAGACCGGGGCGCTTCGGGTCGTCCTGGGAGAAGGACTTGCCGTGGCAGGTGCCGCACTTGGGCGGAGCCATGCCAGCCGGGGTGTAGTGATGGCAGCCCTGGCACAGCGTGTCGGGCTGGGTGTGGAAAGCCTTGGCCAGATCGCCCTTGGCGGCGTCCTTGAGGTAATCCATGTGCGCGGAGTGGTTGAAGGAAACGGCTGCGTACTGCTTGGAGATCGCGCCGATTTCAACCACGTCGGGCTGGGCAGGCTTGGCGGCGGGAGCCGGGGCGGCCTTGGGGTCCTTGTGGCAGGCCACGCAGGAAGCGTCCTTGGGACCGGCCGCGATGTTGCGGTGGCAGCCCGCACACTGCTTCTTCTGGGTTTCCTTGAAGTGGCAGCCCACGCAGCTGGCCTTGGACTGGGCTGCGTGCATGGCCTGGGAAAGCTGAACGTTGCCGCCGTCAGGGGAACCCTGGCTGGTATGGCAGCTGGAACAGGAGGTCTGGTCGCCGGTATGGTGGCAGGTGTCGCAGTTGGAAACTGCGGCCTCATGCTTTTGATGGTTGAACTGCGCCTTGGACAGGGGTCCCTGTCCGGGCTTTCCGCCGATGGCGGTACCACTCATGAGGATCTGCGGCGACTGCGCCTTGGCCTGATCCCCGAAGCCCACGCCGAAACCGGCCACCAAAGCCGCCGTCAGCGAGAGCGTCAGAGTCAGGAAACAGACCCTGCCCCATCGTGATCTGGAAACACGTTTCACCATACGCATCCCGTCCTTGCCTCTAGGGTTGAACGCCTGAAACCACACCGTCGGAGACCCACCCCTCCGATCAGCGCAGGTGCTGTAATAAACAGCTAGCCTGAAACGATTTTGACCCTCGGACTAGACTACAGACAAGAGCTTCGTCAAGCAGTTCGTGAAAGAAGGGACATGCCGGAAGAGAGACGCGCGCATGGCCCCACGCCAGCAGGTTTAACGCCCGTCTGGATTATCCGGGAAATACCCCTCTTTTCAGGCGGGATTTTTTTCTTTAACGCCCGCAATTGCATACCATTTTAGTATGGTTATTCTGGCTCGCCCCCTGCCACGCCCGCGCCCAGCGCCCCGTCGGAAAAGGGTTGCCTTGCCCGCGCGATAGCTTTCGTCATACCTCTTTACCTCGGTTTTCCAGGATGTTGCCGGGAATCAGCTCGATTGCGCTTTGAGCGGGCATCTCTCGGACGCCCCCAGGCGAAGCGCTTACCCCTCCCAGATCAGGTCCGACGCAGGCGATTGCGCCACGCGGGTACTGGCGCGTCTGCCTCGCGACCCTCATCCGGGCGTCGCATTCCCCCGATCTTCCCCGCAATCTTCGACGCTTGCAGCCTTCTCTCATCCGGATTGTGCAGCCCGTTGTCCGGGTGCGCCCAGCCCCTTCTCATTTGAACGCCGTTCAAAACACTCCCTGATTGTTCACATCTGGAACAAGCCAACAAAAAACCCCGGCCCCAGGAGCCTTTCGGCTCCCGGAAACCGGGGCGGCGGGGTGGGGACTCCCGACCAACTCTGAGTTACTTCACCGTATGGCATCCAGCGCAGGAGCGCGGGCCGTAGGAGAGGTTCTTTTCCTTGGGCATCTTCTCGTGGCAACCCCAGCACTGCTTGTGGAAGGCGTCCTGCAGGCCGATCTTGCTGGTGGCCTTGGGACCGGAGTGGCAGGCCGCGCAGGAGGTCTCGTCGCCCGCCTCCCACACGTTCTTCTTGTCCTTGTCGTACTTGTGGTGACAGGTCTTGCAGTCCTCGAAGCCGTAGCCCTTGGCGGCCACGGACGCGGTGTGCTTGCCGTGAGTGAACATCACGGGGCTGCGCTGTGCGTTTTTGTCGCCCTTGAGGGTCATCTTGTCATCCTGGGCATGGCCCACAAGGACGAACGAGCAGAGCATGATGGCCGCGAACACGGCGGCGAGTGTGTGAATGCGGCGCATTATTCGTCCTCCTCTCCTTCGGGCTTCATGTGGGGCGGGAGTTCCATGAGTTCGCAGATGAGTTCCTTGAAGCTCATGACCTTGATGCCCAGGTCATATTCCTTGTTCAGGTCGTTGATCTGGTCGGTGCAGTTGTGGCAGGGCACCAGCACGAACTTGGCCCCTGTCTTCTGGATCTGCTCGGCCTTGACCTTGCCTGCGATCATGCGGGTCTTCTTGTAGTCCGCGCCCATGGGGATGAATCCGCCGCCGCCGCAGCAGCAGTGGCTCCATTCGCGGTGGGGCTCCATGGGAACGTACTTCTCGCACAACATTTCCATGAGTTCATCGCCGAGCTCGCCCAGGTCGCCGGAGCGCGACAGGTTGCAGGGGTGCTGGTAGGTGATCACGTCGTGGAACTTGTGCTTCAGCTTGATCTTGCCTTCCTTCATGTAGCTGTGGAACAGGGCCACGGCGTGGGTGACTTCCACGGGGGGCTGACCGTTCGGCTGCTTGGTCCAGTAGGGGCCTTCGTACTTGGCGGCGCGGTAGGCGTGGCCGCACTCGGTGATGCAGATCTTCTTGGCGTTCAGCTTCTTGGCCGCGTCGTACACCGACTGGGCCACCATGCCGGCCACCTGGAGGTTGCCGGAGAACATGGACAGGTTCGTGGCCTCCCAGCCGTGGCTGGGCATGGTCCAGTTCTCGCCGGCCGCATGCATGACCATGGCGGCTTCCTGGATGTCCTGCGGATAGTATTTGGGCTCGCGGGAGTTCACCACGAACATGATGTCGGTGTCTTCCTTGTCGATGGGGATTTCCAGGCCGTTCAGGCGGTCCTGGCCTTCCTCGGCCATCCACTCGCAGGTCTCGACGAATTCCTCGTCGGGGATGGACATCTGGTTGCCGAATTCGACGTAGCTCTGGTCGATGGTCATCAGGCGATCAGGGCACACGTTCTGGGTGCGCATGCACTGGCGGGCGACGTTGATCATGACCGCGATCTCGATGCCGAAGGGGCAGTACTGGGAGCAGCGGCGGCACATGGTGCACTTGGCCCAGGCGATCTCCTTCATCTCTTCGAGCTGCTCGCGGGTGACCTTGCCCTTGTTCTTGATCAGTTCGCCCAGGGTCTTGCGGGCCTTGTACTGGGGCATGAACTCGGGGTTGTCGTCGTTGGCCATGTAGAAGAAGCAGGACTCCGAACACAGGCCGCAGGAGGTGCAGGTCTTGAGCCAGGCGCGCAGACGTGCGGTGTCGTTGCGCTCGATGACCGCCATGATCTCTTCGGCGTTGACAGGCATTTGATCTGACATGTTGAGCCTCCTACCAGGTCTTGGTGCCGCGGCGGGCGAACTCGCTGCCGATGAAGGCGCGGGTCATGAAGAACAGGAACGCATGGGCCAGCTTGGTGAACGGGACGCAGATGAGCATCAGGCATCCCGAAAGCGCATGCAGCATGAGCATGGTGTCAGGGTCGAGCAGCATCTTGTGGTAGCACAGAAACCCGGTCAGGAAGGGCAGGAAGGTGATGGCCCAGACAACGAAGTCCTTGGGCTCGGTGACGATGCGCACCTGGGGCAGCACGAAGCGGCGCACCAGCAGGAACAGGGCGGCTGCCAGGAACACCATGGTCATGGCGTCGATCACCGAGTCGGACAGGCTGGGCCAGCCGATTCCAAGATTGAACTTCAGGGTGGTTGCGTGCCCCAGGGCCAGGAGCGGAGCCACGATCAGGCAGACGTGAAAGGCGAAGGTGCCCACGGTCAGGCCGGGATGCTCGCGCCAGCTGCGCGAACCGAAAGGCATGAGCCAGGCCCATACCGAACCCGCTGCCGCCGAGGCGTTGTAGTGGTTGTAGAAGACCTTGTCCGTGCGTTTGGACATCTTGTACAGCGAGGCGATCTGCCAGATGCTGCCCAAGACGAACACGGCGAAGGCAATCCATACCAATGGACCGTTCACGAATGCGTACATGGCGTCTCCTTTGAAAGTGATGGGCCAAAGTCCCCTGCCGGACGCCATGCGGCAACCGGCCACCAACAGTGTTCCACCCGCCTGGGCGGTTCATGCACGATCCATATGATGAAGGGGGGATGGCGAACCTGGCGCGCATCCAGGCCAGACAGCCTGAAATGACGCCGGACGCATGCACGCGGACAGCCTGAACGAGAAGACGCACCGAGAGCGCCCCCGCAGGCCGTACGGTCTGCCGGTGCGCAGGACACTTGATCAACGTAGCATGAGCCGGAAGCTGCACGGCCACGGACTGCGCCGCCACGCAACACCACCAGCCCGCGCACTGTTTGGCGTCCTGCGCGGACTCGAACCCCCCACCCCATCAACCGCCTGCACCTGCCGGGAATTCAAATTGGCGTCCGGCCTATGCACTGCGACCCGATTCCACTCCGTTTCGCGGATGCTGCTGTCCTGATGCAGGCATGCAACAGTCCTGTGCGCAGAGCGGAATTCAGGTATATGCGACCTACGCCTGCGTGAACACTCTGTCAACACCCTTATTTCTCTACCTTCAGGGAATGGATGCATAAATACCTTTACGTAATCACCCTACCACAAAAGGAGGAATTGCATGGGGGCTCCACCGGAGCAAACATCAATTTGTGAACTTTCGTACAATGGTGTACTTTCAAAGCTCGACCGAAAGAGTCCGGAAGAGTTCCAAGAGGAGAATTCCTACGGCATGGGAGACGATCTGAAGTGTGCAGAGCCCTGTCGTGCGGGTGGAGACGCCGGACAACGGACGCCTCGGCCCGGACGGGCTATGACGGGAAAGCGCCTGGAAAGGGTGAGGGGGCCTGCGAGCCTTCGCCATACCCGTGACAGGCTCCGGGGCCAAGCGCAGACGCCTGCGCCACGCAGGGCGGGCCGAAAGCTTCCACGAACCCGAGGCCAGCGCATCGGACTCGCGTCAGGCTCATGCCGGACGGGGAGTTGATACTGGGCAGGAAAATGCCGACGGGCCGAAAGGCCCGCCGACGAATATCAGAGCGTGAGGACGGACAGCCGTCCCAAGGGGATCAGTTGGTTTCGGCCAGCTCCCGCTCGGGAGCCTTCCCGCCCTCGCAGGCGGCCAGGGCGTCCTCGGCGGTGCTGGATTTCAGCAGCTCTTCCAGGCTCATGGCGTCCAGGCGTTCCAGCAGGGCCTTGCTGACCTCCTGCCACAGCCTGCTGGTGACGCAGGTCTTCAGGCGCGGGCAGCTGGTGCGCTCGGTCCAGCAGGTGACCAGATTCAGATCGCCCTCCAGGGCGCGCACGATCTCGCCCATGGAGATGTCCGCAGGCGGCTTGGCCAGCAAGTGCCCCCCCTTGGAACCGCGCATGCTGCGGATGAGACCGGCCTTCTTCAATATACGGGAGAGCTTCTCCAGATATTTCACGGAAATGCCCTGACGACTGGCGATTTCGCTGACCCGTACAGGGCCGTTGCCGCCGTTCTGGGCCAGATCGAGAAGCATCCTGGTTCCATAGCGGCTGCGTGTGGTTAATTTCATCTGGTCGTCCTTCTGGGTTACTGGTCCGGGCTTCTTTGCTCAAGCCTTGCAGCAACCCTTAGCCCGTGTCCACGGCCCTGACAAGCCGGGAATGACGCCTAGAGCCACTTCACGGGACAACGCACCACTTTTTGGGCCTTGTTGCGGTAGAGCAGGTAGCCGTTGTCGCGCCCAAACAGATACAGGTCGCGGGTTATGGCCACGTCCGCAGTGCAATACTTCGTGATTTCATCGATGCGGCCCTGCTTCCACCATTCCAGGGCCTGCAGCCCGTCGGCGGTCTTGGCCGCATTGAGCGTGGCGCTGCCCAGGCTGTCGAGCGAAAGGCGCACCCCCAGGCGGGCCTTGATGTGGTCCAGCATGTCAAGCGTGGGCAGGGTCGAGAAATCGAACGTCGTGTAGCCGCGCAGCACCTCGTAGTCGAAGCGCAGCGAATTGAAGCCCACCACCAGATCGGCCTGCGCCAGCGCCTGGATCAGCTCGTCCATGCGTTCCTCACTGAACACCAGGAAGTCGTCCAGGCCCGAGTCGTAAACGACGCCGACCGACACCCCCATCTTGCGGGCGTTGTGCCAGCCGCCCACCTCCTGGGCGGAGCGCTGGGTCTCCAGGTCGAACACCACGAAGCGCTTCGGGGCGGCCAGGGCCCTCTGATCGTTCTGCGTCGCCATGCCTTGGTCCCTCCCGAAAATCTCCTCAGATGTCGAAACGGTCTCCACAGCGAAAAGCTCTTCCGTCTCCGGCGTACCGCGAATCACCGCCTCCAGCACGAACTGCGCGGCCACCTTGTCGATGGGGCGGTTACCGGAGCCGCACTTGGGCGAGTGCACGCAGGAGGGGCAGCCGTTCTCGCAGGAGCACCCGGTGATGGCCGAGAGCGTGCGCTCCATGAGCTCCGTCGCGCGGGCGTAGGCCTGGCGGGTCAGCCCCACGCCGCCGGGCACGCCATCGTAGATGAACACCGCCGCCCGGCCAAGCTGCGGGTGCAGGGGCGTGGAGATGCCGCCCAGGTCGTTGCGGTCGGTCATCACCAGGAGCGGCAGGATGCCGATGGCCGCGTGCTCCACGGCGTGGATGCCGCCCATGAAGTGGAACAGCCTGCGCTCGGCCTCGTCCTGGGCGTAGCGCGGAATCTCGAACCACAACCCTTCGGTCTCGAAGGTGAGCGGCGGCAGGTCCAGGGGCACGATGTTCAAAAGCTGCCCGCCGCGCGTCTTGCGGCGCTCGTACCCGGTGATGGTCTCCGTGACCTTGAGCCGCCCAAGGCCGATGCGCGCCCCGAATGCCGCGCCCTGTTCGCGGATCTCCAGAATCTCGGTAGTCTTGTTGCCGCGCGGCCGGGTGTAATAGTCCACCTGTTTGGCGGCCACCAGGGCCATGCGCTCGGACAGGGACAGCGACTCCACCACGTAGCTCACGCTCCGGTGCAGGTACACAGCGCCGGGATGCGCCTCGCGGAAGGCGCGATGCTCGTCCATGAAGCCGATGGACACGCCGTCGGCCTCGATGTGGTAGCGCCCGCCCGAGCCGCGCAGGTCCACGTCCCGGTGCGGGGACTTGCGCGCGCTGTGGATGCGCTCGCCCGCCGCGTCCAGCAGGAGCTTCCCCGAATCCATCAGGCGCGTAAGCTCTGTCTGCACCGGCTTCGGGGCCAGATAGGCCTCGCCGGGGCGCAGGGCGTACTCGGCGGCGGCGCACTCCAGATGCCGGGCCAGGATGGCCGGGTTGTCCGGGTTGACCACGGCGTCTTCCGGGGGGCGGTCGAAAAAGTCCTCCGGATGGCGCATGAAGTACTGGTCCAGGGCGTCCTCCCCGGCCACCAGGATCACGGCGGATTCCCGCACGTTGCGCCCCACCCTGCCCCCGCGCTGCCAGGTGGACATGACCGTGCCGGGGTAGCCGGCCAGGATGCACAGGTCCAGGCCGCCGATGTCGATGCCAAGCTCCAGGGCCGAGGTGGTGATGACGGCCAAGAGCTCCCCCGAGGCCATGCGGCTCTCGATGTCGCGGCGCTCCTCGGGCAGAAATCCCGACCGGTAGGCGCTGATGCGCGGCGCCATGGGTCCGGCCTTCTGGGAAGCCCACAGGGCGATGAGTTCCACCATCTTGCGAGACTGGGCGTACACGATGGTGCGGAGCCCGCGCGCCAGGGCGGCTTTGAGCAGCAGGATGGCCGTGTGCGCCGCACCCTCCAGGGGGTTCACGAACAGGAAGTGCCGCTTGCCCGAGGGCGCGCCCGACTCCCTGACCACCTCAACGGGAAGGCCCGTGAGCATGTGGGCCAGTTCGCCGGGGTTTCCTATGGTGGCCGAGCAGAACAGGTGCGTGGGCTTGGCCCCGAAGCGCTCGCACACCCGGGCCAGACGCCGGAACACGTGGGCCATGTGCGAGCCCATCACGCCCCGGTAGGTGTGCACCTCGTCCACCACGATGTGGGTCAGCCCGGCCAGGAAGGTGGACCAGGTCTCATGATGGGGAAGGATGGCCAGATGCAGCATCTCCGGGTTGGTGATGAGCACGTTGGGGGGATTCTGCCTGAGCTTCTTGCGCTGGTAGGGCGTGGTGTCGCCGTCGTAGACCGCCACCGTGGGCCGGGCGGACCTGGGCAGCGTGGAGGTGAGCTCCGTAAAGGCCCGCAGCTGGTCCTGGGCCAGGGCTTTCAGGGGAAACATGAACAGGGCGCGGCTGGCCGGGTCGGCCAGGAGCTGCTCCAGCACGGGGAGCGTGTAGGTGAGGGTCTTGCCGGAGGCGGTGGGCGTGGCCGAGACCACATGCCGCCCGGCCCGCGCCAATGAGCAGGCCAGGGCCTGATGGCTGAACAGGCGCTCTATCCCCCGCGCGGCCAGCATCTCCGCCACGGCGCGCGACAGGGGCCGCGCCGGTTCGCCGTACTCGGCGGCCCTGCCCGGGATGACGCGGTGGTGGCAGATGCGGTCCTTCAGGCGCTCCGAGGCCTTGAGGGCCGTCACATACTCGGCGATGCCACCCTCTGGCGGCGGATCAATGCCCGGCAATGGTGTACTTCTTGAGCTTGTATTGCAAAAGGCTCTTGGAGATGCCCAGCATCTCGGCGGCCTTCACCTGCACGAAGTCGGAGCGGGCCAGGGCGCGGCGCACCAGGGCGGCCTCGATCTTCTCCAGGGTGTCGGAGAGGTTCAGCTGCACGGGCAAAAGGTCCACGGCGGACTTGTACTGGGTGTCCTCGTCTCGCAGCTCGGCGGGCAGGTCGTCCACGCCGATAAGCTCCCCGGAGGCCAGCACCACGCAGCGCTCCACCACGTTCTGGAGCTGGCGCACGTTGCCGGGCCATTCGTAGCCGGTAAGCGCGTCCATGGCCTCGGTGGTGAAGCCCTGCACGCTCTTTTCGTTCTCGGAGGCGTATTTCCTCAAAAAATGACTGGCCAGGAGCGGCACGTCCTCGCGGCGCTCACGCAGGGCGGGCATGTCGATGCGCACCACGTTCAGCCGGTAGAACAGGTCCTCCCGGAAGGTTCCGGCGGCCACGCAATCCTGAAGGTTCTTGTTGGTGGCGGCCACCACGCGGATGTCCACCTCCACCGACTCGGTGCCGCCCACGCGTTCGAAGGTGCGCTCCTGCAACACGCGCAGAAGCTTCACCTGGAGGTCATGCGAGAGCTCGCCGATCTCGTCCAGCAGGAGCGTGCCGCCGTGAGCCATCTCGAAGCGCCCCCGGCGCTTGGCCACCGCGCCCGTGAACGATCCCTTCTCGTGGCCGAACAGCTCGCTCTCCAGCACGCCGGGGCTCAAGGCCATGCAGTTCACGGTGACGAAGGGCTGGTCCTTGCGGGGCGAGGCGTAGTGGATGGCCTTGGCGATCAGCTCCTTGCCGGTGCCGGATTCGCCCATGATGAGCACCGTGGAGCGCGACGGCGCGGCCCGGTCCACCAGTTCCAGCACCTGCCCCATGGCCTTGGAGCGGCCGATGACCTGATGCACGGCGTAGCGTTCTTCCAGGCTCTGGCGCAGGAAGATGTTCTCGCGCTGGGTCTTTGCGAACTGGGCGGCCTTGGCCACGGTGAGCATGAGCTCGTCGTTGGCGAAGGGTTTGGTGACGTAGTCGAAGGCTCCGACCCGCATGGCCTCAACCGCCGCCTCGATGGAGCCGAAGGCGGTCATGATGATCACGGGGACGTGGGGATAGGACTTCTTGACGTGTTCGAGCACCTGCTGGCCGGTCATCTTGGGCATCTTCATGTCCGTTATGACCAAGTCCACCTCGGACTCCTCCAGATAGGCAAGGCCCATCTCGGGGTCGTCCAGGGCGGTGACCGCGTAGCCCGCGTCGGAGAGCAGGGCTTCCAGGATGAGCAGGTAGTTGCGCTCGTCGTCTAATATGAGAACGTGGGTTGCCATGGTTTCAGTCTAGGGTTTGGGGAAGAGGATGTCCACCCTTGCGCCGCCCTCTGGGTTGTCCCCAAGCTCGATTACCGCGTCGTGGCTGCGCAGGATGTTGGCCGTGATGGCAAGGCCCAGGCCGGTGCCCGAGTCTTTTGTAGTGAAGAAGGGGTCCAGGAGCTTGTCGCGGATGTCCGGGGGGATGCCCGGCCCGGTATCCATGATGCGCAGCCTGATCCCGGACTTTTCCACGGCCATGCGCACCACGATCTGCCCGGCCACGTCTTCGCCCTGCTGACTCTTCTGGACGGACATGGCCTCCAGGGCGTTCACCAGAATGTTGTAGAGAGCGCGGTAGAGCATGTCCTTGTCGCCCGCCACCATCACGCCGGTGGGGTAGTCGCGCACCACCTCCACGCGCTGCTCGCGGCACTTCTGCTCCAGGAAGGTCAGGGCCTGGTCCATCAGCAGGCCCAGGTCCAGGGGGTCGAGCTTCATGGTTCGGGGACGGGCGTAGTCCAGGAAATCGCCCACGGTCTTGGAGAGGCGCACGGCCTCCTCGTGGATGGCGGCCATGATCTTGGCCGTGAGCGGGTCCTTGTCCTTCAGGCGCGACACCAGGAGCTCGGCGCTGGAGCGGATGATGCCCAGCGGGTTTCTGATCTCGTGGGCGATGCCCGCCACCATGCGCCCCATGCTGACCAGCTTCTCGTTCTGCACGGCCTCGCGCTCGTACTCCTCGCGCTCGCGCATGCGCTGGGCGTTGATGCGGTCGGCGCGGTGGATGAGCATGCGCAAGACGAAGAAGATGAGCAGCGCCGTGCCCAGCGCGGACAAAATGATCACCCGCTGGAAGGTGATGAGCTTCTGGTAGTCGGAAGTGATGTCCTGGGTGAATTCCAGCGCGCCGATGACCTCGTTGACCGAGACCATCTTCACGCCGCGTCCGGGTCCGC
This region includes:
- a CDS encoding sensor histidine kinase, whose protein sequence is MEKTPRQGRYRDGSFGLLKFVSWGTLVLTLLASLFMSIFLANLARQVLLEKQHEFARLWAETLNHNISRRFALPAVLQFGELNLANPEQYRRLESVVRSVLEDFPVQDLRIFTPDGVVGFALDKSLVGEQGLGGEAVALAVDESKLTYEIIYQTGALGAMFSAEIAPRSVVMRTMAPLRFKATIAAGPDGPSDPSDPDAQSGQTPADPDSAAPEASASPEGAAPGEGAGAKPGAKPGENQSGPGRGVKMVSVNEVIGALEFTQDITSDYQKLITFQRVIILSALGTALLIFFVLRMLIHRADRINAQRMREREEYEREAVQNEKLVSMGRMVAGIAHEIRNPLGIIRSSAELLVSRLKDKDPLTAKIMAAIHEEAVRLSKTVGDFLDYARPRTMKLDPLDLGLLMDQALTFLEQKCREQRVEVVRDYPTGVMVAGDKDMLYRALYNILVNALEAMSVQKSQQGEDVAGQIVVRMAVEKSGIRLRIMDTGPGIPPDIRDKLLDPFFTTKDSGTGLGLAITANILRSHDAVIELGDNPEGGARVDILFPKP